The genomic segment aacaacaacaaNNNNNNNNNNNNNNNNNNNNNNNNNNNNNNNNNNNNNNNNNNNNNNNNNNNNNNNNNNNNNNNNNNNNNNNNNNNNNNNNNNNNNNNNNNNNNNNNNNNNNNNNNNNNNNNNNNNNNNNNNNNNNNNNNNNNNNNNNNNNNNNNNNNNNNNNNNNNNNNNNNNNNNNNNNNNNNNNNNNNNNNNNNNNNNNNNNNNNNNNNNNNNNNNNNNNNNNNNNNNNNNNNNNNNNNNNNNNNNNNNNNNNNNNNNNNNNNNNNNNNNNNNNNNNNNNNNNNNNNNNNNNNNNNNNNNNNNNNNNNNNNNNNNNNNNNNNNNNNNNNNNNNNNNNNNNNNNNNNNNNNNNNNNNNNNNNNNNNNNNNNNNNNNNNNNNNNNNNNNNNNNNNNNNNNNNNNNNNNNNNNNNNNNNNNNNNNNNNNNNNNNNNNNNNNNNNNNNNNNNNNNNNNNNNNNNNNNNNNNNNNNNNNNNNNNNNNNNNNNNNNNNNNNNNNNNNNNNNNNNNNNNNNNNNNNNNNNNNNNNNNNNNNNNNNNNNNNNNNNNNNNNNNNNNNNNNNNNNNNNNNNNNNNNNNNNNNNNNNNNNNNNNNNNNNNNNNNNNNNNNNNNNNNNNNNNNNNNNNNNNNNNNNNNNNNNNNNNNNNNNNNNNNNNNNNNNNNNNNNNNNNNNNNNNNNNNNNNNNNNNNNNNNNNNNNNNNNNNNNNNNNNNNNNNNNNNNNNNNNNNNNNNNNNNNNNNNNNNNNNNNNNNNNNNNNNNNNNNNNNNNNNNNNNNNNNNNNNNNNNNNNNNNNNNNNNNNNNNNNNNNNNNNNNNNNNNNNNNNNNNNNNNNNNNNNNNNNNNNNNNNNNNNNNNNNNNNNNNNNNNNNNNNNNNNNNNNNNNNNNNNNNNNNNNNNNNNNNNNNNNNNNNNNNNNNNNNNNNNNNNNNNNNNNNNNNNNNNNNNNNNNNNNNNNNNNNNNNNNNNNNNNNNNNNNNNNNNNNNNNNNNNNNNNNNNNNNNNNNNNNNNNNNNNNNNNNNNNNNNNNNNNNNNNNNNNNNNNNNNNNNNNNNNNNNNNNNNNNNNNNNNNNNNNNNNNNNNNNNNNNNNNNNNNNNNNNNNNNNNNNNNNNNNNNNNNNNNNNNNNNNNNNNNNNNNNNNNNNNNNNNNNNNNNNNNNNNNNNNNNNNNNNNNNNNNNNNNNNNNNNNNNNNNNNNNNNNNNNNNNNNNNNNNNNNNNNNNNNNNNNNNNNNNNNNNNNNNNNNNNNNNNNNNNNNNNNNNNNNNNNNNNNNNNNNNNNNNNNNNNNNNNNNNNNNNNNNNNNNNNNNNNNNNNNNNNNNNNNNNNNNNNNNNNNNNNNNNNNNNNNNNNNNNNNNNNNNNNNNNNNNNNNNNNNNNNNNNNNNNNNNNNNNNNNNNNNNNNNNNNNNNNNNNNNNNNNNNNNNNNNNNNNNNNNNNNNNNNNNNNNNNNNNNNNNNNNNNNNNNNNNNNNNNNNNNNNNNNNNNNNNNNNNNNNNNNNNNNNNNNNNNNNNNNNNNNNNNNNNNNNNNNNNNNNNNNNNNNNNNNNNNNNNNNNNNNNNNNNNNNNNNNNNNNNNNNNNNNNNNNNNNNNNNNNNNNNNNNNNNNNNNNNNNNNNNNNNNNNNNNNNNNNNNNNNNNNNNNNNNNNNNNNNNNNNNNNNNNNNNNNNNNNNNNNNNNNNNNNNNNNNNNNNNNNNNNNNNNNNNNNNNNNNNNNNNNNNNNNNNNNNNNNNNNNNNNNNNNNNNNNNNNNNNNNNNNNNNNNNNNNNNNNNNNNNNNNNNNNNNNNNNNNNNNNNNNNNNNNNNNNNNNNNNNNNNNNNNNNNNNNNNNNNNNNNNNNNNNNNNNNNNNNNNNNNNNNNNNNNNNNNNNNNNNNNNNNNNNNNNNNNNNNNNNNNNNNNNNNNNNNNNNNNNNNNNNNNNNNNNNNNNNNNNNNNNNNNNNNNNNNNNNNNNNNNNNNNNNNNNNNNNNNNNNNNNNNNNNNNNNNNNNNNNNNNNNNNNNNNNNNNNNNNNNNNNNNNNNNNNNNNNNNNNNNNNNNNNNNNNNNNNNNNNNNNNNNNNNNNNNNNNNNNNNNNNNNNNNNNNNNNNNNNNNNNNNNNNNNNNNNNNNNNNNNNNNNNNNNNNNNNNNNNNNNNNNNNNNNNNNNNNNNNNNNNNNNNNNNNNNNNNNNNNNNNNNNNNNNNNNNNNNNNNNNNNNNNNNNNNNNNNNNNNNNNNNNNNNNNNNNNNNNNNNNNNNNNNNNNNNNNNNNNNNNNNNNNNNNNNNNNNNNNNNNNNNNNNNNNNNNNNNNNNNNNNNNNNNNNNNNNNNNNNNNNNNNNNNNNNNNNNNNNNNNNNNNNNNNNNNNNNNNNNNNNNNNNNNNNNNNNNNNNNNNNNNNNNNNNNNNNNNNNNNNNNNNNNNNNNNNNNNNNNNNNNNNNNNNNNNNNNNNNNNNNNNNNNNNNNNNNNNNNNNNNNNNNNNNNNNNNNNNNNNNNNNNNNNNNNNNNNNNNNNNNNNNNNNNNNNNNNNNNNNNNNNNNNNNNNNNNNNNNNNNNNNNNNNNNNNNNNNNNNNNNNNNNNNNNNNNNNNNNNNNNNNNNNNNNNNNNNNNNNNNNNNNNNNNNNNNNNNNNNNNNNNNNNNNNNNNNNNNNNNNNNNNNNNNNNNNNNNNNNNNNNNNNNNNNNNNNNNNNNNNNNNNNNNNNNNNNNNNNNNNNNNNNNNNNNNNNNNNNNNNNNNNNNNNNNNNNNNNNNNNNNNNNNNNNNNNNNNNNNNNNNNNNNNNNNNNNNNNNNNNNNNNNNNNNNNNNNNNNNNNNNNNNNNNNNNNNNNNNNNNNNNNNNNNNNNNNNNNNNNNNNNNNNNNNNNNNNNNNNNNNNNNNNNNNNNNNNNNNNNNNNNNNNNNNNNNNNNNNNNNNNNNNNNNNNNNNNNNNNNNNNNNNNNNNNNNNNNNNNNNNNNNNNNNNNNNNNNNNNNNNNNNNNNNNNNNNNNNNNNNNNNNNNNNNNNNNNNNNNNNNNNNNNNNNNNCTCACAaaagattacaacaacaacaacatactcagtgtattcccacagtggggtctggagagggtagagtgtacgcagaccataccgctacctcaggtgaagtagaaaggttgtttccgatagacctccggctcaggacagataacgTACAAAAAACTCACAaaagattacaacaacaacaacatactcagtgtattcccacatagtggggtctggagagggtagagcgtacgcagaccataccactacctcaggtgaagtagagaggttgttttcgatagaccctcggctcaggaCCGATAATAGTACAACAAACTCACAaaagattacaacaacaacatactcagcgtattcccacatagtggagtctggagaaggtagagtgtacgcagaccataccactacctcagatgaagtagaaaggctatttccaatagacccctgACTCAAGACCGATAACAGTACAACAAACTCACAaaagattacaacaacaacaacatactcagtgtattcccacagtggggtctggagagAGTAGGGTGTACacaaaccataccactaccttaagtggaagtagagaggttgtttccaatagaccccggctcaggacagataacagtaCAACAAACTCACAAAAGATGATAGTTTAAAAAGGTAAATAGAACAATGAATAGTCGAGATATGTAGGGTGTAtccagaccataccactacctcaggtaaagtagagaggctgtttccatagacccccggctcaggaccgATAACAGTACAACAAAGTCACAGAAGATGATAGTTTAGAAAGGTAAATAGAACAATGAATAGTCGAGATATGAAACTCAAAGTCAAACTATCCATAGGATTCAAATGGAATATATATCATAACTAAAGAGTCAAATAGCATGACAAAAGTAGTTCAATTGTTTTGCAAAAGGATGATTAATTCCTAcataaaaaagctaaaaactcCCCAATCTTCCTACTACTAGTACATAGCTCCAACAAGCATGGAATAAAAACCAGAATAAACATGgtttattttctcttcttggcCGGtggttgatcctcctcttcctcctcctcttcatCGTCTTCGTCTTCCTCGCCATCGTCATCATCCCCATCCTCATcgtcttcatcatcttcatcgtCTTCGTCATCACTGCCTTCATTGCCATTAGCTGCAGGATTCTCTTCGGGATCTTCTCCATCGTCATCGTCTCCTCCTTCTTCACCTGAGAAGTCTTCATCGTCAGCATCATCGTCTTCCGGCTCATCAGcatctccatcatcttcatcatcgtCCTCTGTGTCGCTGCCGTCTTTGTTCTCAGGTTCTGCTGCTTTGTTCTTCTTATGGAGCTCGTCGAATGGAAACCTGAAAACGACAATCATAATTTGGTGTTTGCAACATGAAATTTCCGGTTCTGAACGCTATTAATATAGAGAGGATAACGATAAGTACCTCTTATCGGTGCCTATCAACTCTTGCAAGGCATCAGCATCCTTGAGCATGATTCCAGCCTGAAGCATAACTGACTTTAATAAGGAAACGATTATGAGAGAACACGAGGAACAAGAAGTTTCTAGGCCGTCATTGTAAAGATCGATCAAAAGCACGATGAAAAGTTGGGCAACTAAACTGAATAAGCATAATCGACTTCTGCATCAAGTGCTATTTAACAATTTCTTGCATCCATATATGAAAAATTAAGTTAGCTACGGGCACAAAAGACGAGAAAGGTTACTCAGACAAGAACCGTTTGAACGGGAAAACCATAACAGTTTCATGATAACCATAGATGAATTATTCTCAATGTGTTTTCCTCGACCTCAAAGCTTTAAATTATTAAGTCCGCAATTGACTGCTCAAAGATGCATCTAACGGAAAGGTTAAAACTAATGCAGATATAAAAGGCACCAAGAGAAACTACTGGTCAGTGATTACCAATAACACGTCCAACGAGAGGAATAAGATGTTTAAACAACTACAGAACCAGAAAATAAGAGAATCCGAAACAACAAACTTACAAACCTACAATACATTAAGTTAGCAGCTTGGAGAACAATTAACAACACTTCAACGAGAAATATAATGCAACAACACGGAGGTGGTGGGTACACAGTCTTACCCCTACCTTGCGAAGGTAgggaggctgtttctgatagaccctccgCTCAAGTAAAGCATATCAAAGCGAAGAAGCCATGCtgaaaacaacaaaacaagaaaTCAAACGCAGCATAGAAAATTTCCAGCTTTTACCCCCATAATCAAGAATCGATGAAATTTGACACAAACTGTTCAAACAATTCCACAGTCGCGAAAACCAAGcaataaatccaaaaccctttcaAGAAAAAAAGACTATCAAGTTGGAAGAAGGTTGTGTTATACTACAATGAGCAAGAAAAAAAAGGCTCTTCATTCCGCAATTACTTCAAAAGAACATAACTTATTAACAAAAAATACTTAAAGTTAGCATATTGGAGAACAATTAGCATTTAAACAAAGAAACCCAATCCAGCACGGAAAATTTGCTAGCTTCAACAACCCCATAAGCAAGAAGCAATGAAATTTGACACAATAACACCTTCTGCAGGTCGGAtggagggggtggggtgggggggtcTCAACAAAAGAGCTGTTCAAACAACTACAAAGGCAACAAACAGGGCACGAAATACAGACCCCACAAATAAGAATCACAGCTTTTTCAAGAAAATTAACAGCGTAAGTTGAGCGATCGTGTATCATACCATAAAGAGTAAGGAAGccaaagaaaaaaggaaacaaacaAAGCTCTTCACTCCACAAAGACTTCAAAAGAGCATAACTTATTAACATACGACACCCAACGTTAGCAGCTTTGAGAACAAAGACTAACATACAACACCAACAACGCACttgaggtctagggagggtagtgTGTACGCTAATCTTACTCCTACTTCCGATAGACACTCCTTTCAAGTAAAGGACAAAGACTAACATTTAAACAAGAAACCCAATGAGGCACAGTAAATTTCCCAGCTTTACCTACCCTATAAGCAAGTTTCAACGAAATTTGACGTGAAAACTGTTCAAACAACTACAGAGGCTTAAACATAGCAAGAAGtccaaaaaccaccattaaaaatcacaactttttcaagaaaataaacaaagctCTTCACTCCACAATTATTCAAAAGACTGTATCTTAAAAGACAGAAAAGTAGCTAGCATTTAAACAAGAAACCTACTGAAGTACAAAAAAATTGAGCT from the Capsicum annuum cultivar UCD-10X-F1 chromosome 9, UCD10Xv1.1, whole genome shotgun sequence genome contains:
- the LOC107840799 gene encoding nucleolin; the encoded protein is MEVSNLRCDVAVFGRMVMGSVVEVVVTETLLAVQRSVASLLIVAGIMLKDADALQELIGTDKRFPFDELHKKNKAAEPENKDGSDTEDDDEDDGDADEPEDDDADDEDFSGEEGGDDDDGEDPEENPAANGNEGSDDEDDEDDEDDEDGDDDDGEEDEDDEEEEEEEDQPPAKKRK